A DNA window from bacterium contains the following coding sequences:
- the rseP gene encoding RIP metalloprotease RseP, producing MTIIYFIIALGVLIFIHEVGHFITAKRAGVFVETFSLGFGPKLFGFKWGETEYRISALPLGGYVKMLGEEPDEEGSLDPRSFSAKSAWKRAKIVLMGPLMNLFLCLAVMPVVFMIGRSEPAFLSEQPVVKGIKTDSPAQRAGLAEGDLILSLDGKSMKNWDDVLSRVLISPGSTIDFGVRRAGREFHAAVTVEELPEMKGGYVGIAPLPNLGGDPYIDGVRSGGPADKAGIKSKDLVISYAGRPVEDWLDLTRMINESKGVLAPMVVKRGGEEIKIDVAGEYNEDFGRWIIGISKDRMSGVPMIVVKYGFLDSIVKGTKENIKLARMTLDVLWRLVTLKLSYKVLGGPIIIAKSSAAAAAAGVANFLYFVAFLSLQLGILNFLPIPVLDGGQLVFLGCEAVLRRPLSVRIRSIAHHVGFVMLIGLMLLVTINDIESVWGIRKILGKIF from the coding sequence ATGACGATTATTTATTTTATCATCGCCCTAGGCGTCCTGATATTCATACACGAGGTCGGTCATTTCATCACTGCCAAGCGCGCGGGTGTGTTTGTAGAGACCTTCTCGCTCGGCTTCGGGCCCAAGCTGTTCGGATTCAAGTGGGGCGAGACCGAATATCGTATCTCTGCGCTGCCGCTGGGCGGTTACGTCAAGATGCTCGGCGAGGAGCCGGACGAAGAGGGGAGCCTCGATCCCCGCTCGTTCTCCGCCAAGAGCGCGTGGAAGCGCGCGAAGATCGTGCTCATGGGCCCGCTCATGAATCTCTTCCTCTGCCTCGCCGTCATGCCGGTCGTCTTCATGATCGGCCGCTCGGAGCCGGCGTTCTTGAGCGAGCAGCCGGTCGTCAAGGGCATCAAGACGGATTCCCCCGCGCAGCGCGCAGGGCTTGCCGAGGGCGATCTCATCCTCTCTCTCGACGGGAAGTCCATGAAAAACTGGGACGACGTGCTGAGCAGGGTGCTCATCTCCCCGGGCTCCACCATCGACTTCGGCGTGCGGCGCGCGGGCCGGGAGTTTCACGCCGCCGTCACCGTGGAGGAGCTGCCGGAGATGAAGGGCGGCTACGTTGGGATCGCTCCGCTGCCGAATCTGGGCGGCGACCCGTACATAGACGGGGTGAGGTCGGGCGGGCCTGCGGACAAGGCCGGGATCAAGTCAAAGGACCTCGTGATCTCCTATGCCGGAAGGCCGGTCGAGGACTGGCTCGATCTCACGAGGATGATAAACGAGAGCAAGGGCGTCCTCGCGCCGATGGTCGTGAAGAGGGGCGGCGAAGAGATCAAAATCGATGTCGCAGGCGAGTACAACGAGGACTTCGGCCGCTGGATCATCGGCATATCCAAGGACCGCATGAGCGGGGTGCCGATGATCGTGGTGAAATACGGTTTTCTGGACTCCATCGTCAAGGGCACGAAGGAGAACATCAAGCTCGCGCGCATGACGCTCGACGTCCTCTGGAGGCTCGTCACGCTCAAGCTCTCCTACAAGGTCCTGGGCGGGCCGATCATCATCGCGAAGAGCTCTGCGGCGGCCGCTGCGGCCGGCGTCGCGAACTTCCTCTACTTCGTCGCGTTCCTCTCGCTGCAGCTCGGCATACTGAACTTCCTGCCGATACCGGTGCTCGACGGCGGGCAGCTCGTGTTCCTGGGTTGCGAGGCCGTGCTTCGCAGGCCGCTCTCGGTGAGGATCCGCTCCATAGCGCATCACGTGGGTTTCGTCATGCTGATCGGGCTCATGCTGCTGGTCACGATCAACGACATCGAGAGCGTCTGGGGGATACGGAAGATCCTGGGAAAGATTTTCTGA